From one Eucalyptus grandis isolate ANBG69807.140 chromosome 9, ASM1654582v1, whole genome shotgun sequence genomic stretch:
- the LOC104418249 gene encoding scopoletin glucosyltransferase, whose amino-acid sequence MSSASHQLHLFFFPFMAPGHMIPMIDMAKLFAMRGCKSTLIATPYDKSTFMKSIVKFKDLGFDINVVTVTLPLKEVGLPEDRDNMNRVTSMEMRMQFMRAITMLDQQLELLIEKLAPDCLISDMFLPWTIEVAAKCSIPRLVFHGTSAFSVAGTECVRLYEPHKKVSSDSEPFVIPNFPGEITLSRMQLQDFVKVETEFTKFMDEVKESEKRSFGVVMNSFYELEPAFADHYRTFLGRRSWLIGPFSLCNKDTEDKAQRGKQASIDQLECLQWLDSRQTNSVIYICFGSMANFNAAQLHEIAVGLEASGQQFIWVVKKDPNVEEGKEEWLPDGYEPRIRNKGLIIRGWAPQVLILDHEAVGGFVTHCGWNSTLEAITAGVPVVTWPVAAEQFYNEKFVTQVLKIGFDIGVKKWARLFGDSVKSERVEEAVKRVLVGEEAEEMRRRAKALAEMARGAVEEGGSSWSDLGALLRELRMQRSAHNEEI is encoded by the coding sequence ATGAGTAGTGCAAGCCATCAGCTtcaccttttcttcttccctttcatggCTCCAGGCCACATGATCCCGATGATCGACATGGCCAAACTGTTCGCCATGAGAGGCTGCAAGTCCACCCTCATTGCCACCCCCTATGACAAGTCCACTTTCATGAAATCCATCGTGAAATTCAAGGATTTGGGCTTCGACATCAATGTCGTCACGGTGACATTGCCCCTAAAGGAGGTCGGCTTGCCAGAAGACCGTGACAATATGAACAGGGTCACTTCGATGGAAATGCGCATGCAATTTATGAGAGCCATCACGATGCTGGACCAACAGCTCGAGCTGCTGATAGAGAAACTTGCCCCTGATTGTTTAATCTCCGACATGTTCCTCCCTTGGACAATCGAGGTCGCGGCCAAGTGCAGCATTCCTAGGCTCGTTTTCCACGGGACAAGTGCCTTCTCTGTAGCGGGCACAGAATGTGTAAGGCTCTATGAGCCTCACAAGAAGGTGTCGAGCGATTCGGAGCCCTTTGTCATCCCCAACTTCCCAGGAGAAATAACACTGTCCAGGATGCAGTTGCAGGACTTCGTCAAGGTAGAGACAGAGTTTACCAAGTTCATGGACGAGGTGAAGGAATCGGAGAAGAGGAGCTTCGGAGTCGTCATGAACAGCTTCTATGAGCTTGAGCCGGCTTTCGCAGACCATTACAGGACATTCCTAGGGAGACGATCCTGGTTAATCGGCCCGTTCTCACTGTGCAATAAGGATACTGAGGACAAAGCACAGAGGGGCAAGCAAGCATCCATTGACCAACTTGAGTGCCTCCAGTGGCTTGACTCGAGGCAAACCAACTCAGTGATCTACATATGCTTCGGTAGCATGGCGAATTTCAATGCTGCTCAGCTTCACGAGATCGCAGTCGGATTAGAAGCATCAGGGCAACAATTCATCTGGGTGGTAAAGAAAGACCCAAATGTGGAAGAAGGCAAAGAAGAGTGGTTGCCTGACGGGTACGAACCGAGAATCCGAAACAAGGGCCTCATCATCAGAGGCTGGGCTCCTCAGGTGCTGATTCTCGATCATGAGGCAGTTGGGGGGTTCGTGACACACTGTGGCTGGAACTCGACCTTGGAGGCGATCACGGCTGGCGTGCCAGTGGTGACGTGGCCGGTCGCAGCAGAACAATTCTACAACGAGAAGTTTGTGACCCAAGTGCTCAAGATCGGGTTCGACATCGGGGTGAAAAAGTGGGCGAGGTTGTTCGGCGACAGCGTGAAGAGCGAGAGAGTGGAGGAGGCAGTGAAGAGGGTCCTGGTGGGTGAGGAAGCAGAGGAGATGAGAAGGAGGGCGAAAGCACTTGCAGAGATGGCAAGAGGGGCTGTGGAAGAAGGTGGGTCTTCCTGGTCTGACTTGGGCGCTCTGCTTCGAGAGCTCAGAATGCAGAGATCAGCTCACAACGAGGAGATCTGA
- the LOC104418250 gene encoding LOW QUALITY PROTEIN: scopoletin glucosyltransferase (The sequence of the model RefSeq protein was modified relative to this genomic sequence to represent the inferred CDS: inserted 1 base in 1 codon): protein MDSANHQLHLFFFPFIAPGHMIPMIDMAKVFAMRGCKSTLIATPHHKPSFMKSITKSKDLGFDIDVVTVTLPLKEVGLPEDSDNMNRVTSMEMRNLGEXTTMLDQQLELLIEKLTPDCLISDMFLPWTIKVTAKCGIPRLVFHGTSAFSVAGTECARLYEPHKKVSSDSEPFVIPNFPGEITLSRMQLQDFVKEETEFTKLMDEIKESEKRSFGVVMNSFYELEPAYADHYRTFLGRRSWLIGSLSLCNKEIEDKAHRGEQASIDQLECLKWLDSRQTNSVIYICFGSMANFNAAQLHEIAVGLEASGQQFIWVVKKDPNVEEGKEEWLPDGYESRIQNKGLIIRGWVPQVLILDHEAVGGFVTHCGWNLTLEAVTAGVPMVTWPVAAEQFYNEKFVIQVLKIGVDIGVKKWVRWFGDSVKSDRVEEAVKRILVGEEAEEMRRRAKALAEMARGAAEEGGSSWSDLGALLQILRLQRSAHDEKT from the exons ATGGATAGTGCAAACCATCAGCTtcaccttttcttcttccctttcatagCTCCGGGCCACATGATCCCGATGATCGACATGGCCAAAGTGTTTGCCATGAGAGGCTGCAAGTCCACCCTCATTGCCACCCCCCATCACAAGCCCAGTTTCATGAAATCCATCACGAAATCTAAGGATTTGGGCTTCGACATCGATGTCGTCACGGTAACGTTGCCCCTGAAAGAGGTCGGCTTGCCAGAAGACTCTGACAATATGAACAGGGTCACCTCGATGGAAATGCGCAATTTAGGAG GCACGACGATGCTGGACCAGCAGCTTGAGCTGCTGATAGAGAAACTCACCCCTGATTGTTTAATCTCGGACATGTTCCTTCCCTGGACAATCAAGGTCACGGCCAAGTGCGGCATTCCTAGGCTCGTTTTCCATGGGACAAGTGCCTTCTCCGTAGCAGGCACAGAATGTGCGAGGCTTTACGAGCCTCACAAGAAGGTGTCGAGTGATTCGGAGCCCTTTGTCATCCCCAACTTCCCTGGAGAAATCACACTGTCCAGGATGCAGTTGCAGGACTTTGTCAAGGAAGAGACAGAGTTCACCAAACTCATGGACGAGATAAAGGAATCGGAGAAGAGGAGCTTTGGAGTTGTCATGAACAGTTTCTATGAGCTCGAGCCGGCTTACGCAGACCATTACAGGACATTCCTTGGGAGACGATCCTGGTTAATCGGCTCGCTCTCGCTGTGCAATAAGGAGATTGAGGACAAAGCGCACAGGGGCGAGCAAGCATCCATTGACCAGCTCGAGTGCCTCAAGTGGCTTGACTCGAGGCAAACCAACTCAGTGATCTATATTTGCTTTGGAAGCATGGCGAATTTCAATGCTGCTCAGCTCCATGAGATCGCAGTCGGACTAGAAGCATCAGGGCAACAATTCATCTGGGTGGTAAAGAAGGACCCAAATGTGGAAGAAGGCAAAGAAGAGTGGCTGCCTGACGGGTATGAATCAAGAATCCAAAATAAGGGCCTCATCATCAGAGGCTGGGTTCCTCAGGTGCTGATTCTCGATCATGAGGCAGTTGGGGGGTTCGTGACGCACTGTGGGTGGAACTTGACCTTGGAGGCGGTCACAGCTGGCGTACCAATGGTGACATGGCCGGTTGCGGCAGAGCAATTCTACAATGAGAAGTTTGTGATCCAAGTGCTCAAGATCGGGGTTGATATCGGGGTGAAGAAGTGGGTGAGGTGGTTTGGCGACAGCGTGAAGAGCGATAGAGTGGAGGAGGCAGTGAAGAGAATCCTGGTGGGTGAGGAAGCAGAGGAAATGAGAAGGAGGGCGAAAGCACTTGCGGAGATGGCAAGAGGGGCTGCGGAAGAAGGTGGGTCTTCTTGGTCTGATTTGGGGGCTCTGCTTCAAATTCTCAGACTGCAGCGATCGGCTCACGATGAGAAGACATGA
- the LOC104418251 gene encoding protein NEN4: MEASTSSPCIDYATTEIVFFDLETTVPKKSGQGFSVLEFGAIVVCPRKLVELESFCTLIRPRDIMVVGMRSSRQGGITRDAVSRAPTFEEVADKIFAILNGRIWAGHNIQRFDCVRIKEAFAEIGRDAPVPVGMIDSLGVLTEKFGRRAGNMKMETLASYFGLGQQKHRSLDDVRMNLEVVKHCATVLFLESTLPSLLRGKWQPSPSIITRSRSNNQHKMTCRGESNNVISRKSPTSLGYQRAVPNGKASLGKMTEKMKSLFQGNQPLNHLLKHSLLR; the protein is encoded by the exons ATGGAGGCCTCCACTTCCAGTCCATGCATCGATTATGCCACGACAGAGATTGTCTTCTTCGACCTCGAGACGACGGTACCTAAGAAATCTGGACAAGGCTTCTCTGTGTTGGAGTTTGGTGCCATCGTTGTCTGTCCGCGGAAGCTCGTCGAGCTCGAGAGTTTCTGCACTCTCATCAGGCCCCGGGACATCATGGTTGTCGGGATGAGATCGAGTCGCCAGGGAGGGATCACCCGGGATGCGGTCTCGAGGGCGCCCACCTTCGAAGAAGTAGCCGATAAGATATTTGCCATTTTGAATGGCAGGATCTGGGCAGGCCACAACATCCAGCGCTTCGATTGCGTCCGGATCAAGGAGGCATTCGCTGAGATCGGTAGGGATGCGCCGGTTCCCGTTGGGATGATCGATTCTCTAGGAGTCTTGACTGAAAAGTTCGGGCGCCGAGCTGGTAATATGAAG ATGGAGACCTTGGCTTCTTATTTTGGGCTAGGACAACAAAAGCACAG GAGTCTCGATGACGTTCGCATGAATTTGGAGGTCGTCAAGCATTGCGCGACCGTGCTATTTCTG GAATCGACCCTGCCTAGCTTACTGAGGGGGAAATGGCAACCATCTCCAAGCATTATTACAAGAAGCAGAAGTAACAACCAACATAAGATGACTTGCAGAGGCGAGAGCAACAACGTTATTAGCCGTAAATCTCCAACTTCTCTTGGATATCAAAGAGCTGTTCCTAACGGCAAGGCAAGCCTTGGAAAG ATGacagagaaaatgaaaagtctCTTCCAGGGAAATCAACCTCTCAACCACTTACTCAAGCACTCTCTACTCAGATAG